From Slackia heliotrinireducens DSM 20476:
TCCTTCTGGCTTTTTCCGATTTTTGGAATCGGTGGGCGCAACGACGACCCGACGTAAAGGTGATTATATGCGGTTCGGCAACGTCGTGGGTGCTCCGCGAAATCCTGCGCACCGAGGGCAGCCTGAACCGTCGTGTGACCCATTCGCTCTACCTTGCCCCGTTCACCCTGAAGGAGACAGAGGAGTTTCTGCGGGTGGAGAAACGCCTTGACTGGTCACGCCGAGACGTCATCGAGTGTTACATGGTGTTCGGTGGGTTGCCGTATTGCCTACGCATGATCCAGGCACGCCTGAGCCTTGCCCAAAACATCACCTCGTTGTGCCTTTCGCCGCAGGCACCTTTAAAGGACGAGGGGAGAAGGCTGCTCGATTCGACGCTGTCTGACAAGCCGTTGTATTACGACGTGCTTTCCGCGCTCGGCAAGAAAAAGATCGGCATGACTCGCAAGCAGCTTGTAGATGCGTTGGGCGTGAAGGATGGAGGCACTTTCACTACGGCGCTGAGCGGTCTCGAAGAGTGCGGATATATCCGCCGATACAAGAGCCCCTATCGAAAGGGGCGCAAGACGATGTATCAGCTCATCGATCCGTTCCTGCTGTTCAGCTTCAAGTTCATCGGCGAAGACCGCGCGGCGTCGGACTGGGTTTCCTATTACGACACCCCCAGCTACCATGCCTGGCGGGGCAACGCGTTCGAGATTGTGTGTCTGAGCCATCTGCCCCAGATCAACCATGCGCTATCTCTGTCCACTATGAAGACGGTCGAGTTCCCTTGGAGCAGCAACGCGGATCCGGGGGCGCAGGTGGACCTGGTCATCGAGCGAGCGGATCGGATTACATATCTTTGTGAGATGAAGTTCACCGATGCGCCGTTCGTCATCAGTTCGGCGTACGCAGAGGATTTTGTTCGCAAACGTGAGGTGTTCAAAGCGGAAAGCGGCACTTCGAACAGCGTGCAACTGGTCTTAGTCGCTGCGGCGGGATTGAAGCAGAATTCGCATTCCGACCTGCTGTCTCAAACGATAACGGGCGACGATCTGTTCGTCTTCTAGGCGTCCGCATGGAAAGGAGCCCAGAGGGGCCCCACCTTCCGGTCGGATGGGGTTCTCATCTGCGTTGACGTGCTTGGAGGCAAAAGAGAAGCCAGGCGAAATATAGGGAAGCGCAGGGAACGGCGAAGGACCGCGCCCAGAAGCGCGACAGGCTCGACGCGAGGGCGAACAGACGCTCGAAGAGCTGCGCGGGCGAATCCAGCGAAATCTGGTGCAAAAAACGGCGATTTGGCCAACTGGGCTCGATGTCATGTCGCCGGGGCAGCCGTCCTTTATTGGGCCGAGAAATGCCGTCTTCTCCTAGCGCGTGTGCACGAAACCGAGAAGTGTACGAGTCGGCTACGTTCGGCGTGGCCTTTGGAAAATCGCGACCTGGGGAAACGTCGAGCCACATGATGCCAAGCGGATGAAAACCGGTCGTTTCGGGCCTGTTTCGGCGGGCTTTGCCGTGCACTTCTCGGTTTCGTGCACATGGGAGCTCCGGAAACGAGACTGAGCCGCCTGGAATCATGCGTGGATCGTCGAATATGGGACCCGCGGGTCGGATCCGGTTTACGAGGCGATGCGCTCCAGCAAGTCCGAGGGGCTGCAGTGCAGCACGGTGGCGATGGCGACGGCTGTTTCCAGCGAGGCTTTGTTCACGTCCTTGCGGCGCTGCTCGTACTGCTGGATGGTCCGCACAGATATTCCGGACAGCTGCGCCAGCTGCTCTTGCGTGAGGCCGGAGAGTTTGCGCAGCCGCTTCAGGTTGGTGTCGGGCATCGCCTGGCGATACAGCTGCACCATGCGGTCCACGAACTGCTCGACGTTCATCTCGTGGTATGCGCCGTACAAGTCCTCGATGACCTCCATAGGCACGGCCGTTAGGATGGCGCGGAACGTGAGGCCCGTTTCCCACTGGAAATAGGCGAGCGCCCAGCCGATCCAGTACGCCTTGCTGCCGCGCTCGCGAGGGCGCATGGCAAGCGGGCGCTGCAGCCCGACCGTCTCCTCGAACACGCGCAGGGCGAGCTCGTTTCCGCTCATGCCCATGATCACGGCTGACTCGCCGCTTTCGAACCGGCGCGCAAGGCCCGACTCGATGAACAGCGCCATGAAGTCTTGAGGGAGATATCCTGCTTCGTTTACGGCGAAGTCCATGGCGTACCCGAGCGTGGCCTGGGCTTTCGGCCGCATGTTGTCATCGTAGGCGTGGATCATCGGGCCCCACCTTCTGGTCGAGGATGTGCAGGATGTACAAGTCGTCGGGCTCGCGGCGATTGCGCTCAAGGTTGAAATAGGCCGATCGGATAGCATAGAACCCGCGCCCGTAGTCGTTTCTCGCCCGGCCTCCGCCGAACACGGGCTTGTCCACAACGTGGTCCGACCCATGGAATAATACCAGCTTCGCCATGAACCCCTCCTTTCGTTCGCTTTGGCTATCGATTATACCAAAACTACGCCCACAGGAGTAGTAATGCTGAACAAAGGGAGTCTCCCTTCCGGTCGGATGCGGTTCTCATCTGCGTTGACGTGCTTGGCGGCAAAAGGTAAACTAAGTGAAAATTAGGGAATAAAAGGGAAATTTAGGGAAATAAAGGGAAAATGCCCATGGGAGCCAATCCATTCACTCCGACGTTCGGTAGCGTCCCGCCTGAGCTTGCGGGGCGTGCTCAGCTTATAAAGGACATCCTGGAGGGGTTGGAGAACGGCCCCGGAGACCCGAATCGTGCGAGCATATTCGTAGGCCCCAGGGGGTCCGGGAAGACGGCTTTGCTAGCCGCAATTGCAGAGCAAGCCGAGGAGATGGGCTGGATAAGCGTCAACGTGACAGCACGTGAAGGCATGCTTGATGAAATCATGGTTCAAACACGGGAAAAGGGCAGCCATCTTATCAGGCCCGAGGCATCGTCGCACGTGACCGGCGTGCAGATCCGCGGCGTCGGGTTCTCCCGAGAGCTGGTTGACAGGCGCTCGACATGGCGTTCGGAGATGACCGCGATTCTTCAAGAGCTTAACGATGCGGGAGCTGGCCTTCTGATTACGGTGGATGAGGCGGCGTCGAGCTCCGAAGAGCTGTATACGTTGGTCGATGTGTTCCAGCACTTCGTTCGGGAGCATCGGAACGTGGCTTTGCTTCTGGCGGGGCTTCCGCATAACGTATCGCTGCTGCTTGATGACGATGGCATTTCGTTCCTCCGGCGTGCGTTCAGGCATTCTATGGAGGCGATCGACGACAATGACGTAGCCGACGCAATAAAAGAGACCGTGGAAAACGCGGGAAGGTCGATTGACCCAAAGGCCCTTGCGCTGGCTGCGCGCGGTGCCGGCGGATTTGCCTTCCTTATCCAGCTTATTGGCTACCATATGTGGCGGCAGCATCCGAACGAGGAACGTGTGACGCTTGAGGACGTTGAGAACGCTCTGGCGCTGGCGAAACACGATATGGAGCGAATGGTTCTGGAGCCCACGGTTCGCAGCTTGACGCCTCGCGAGATGGATTATCTGCTTGCCATGACGCAAGACGGCTCGGTGAGCCAGGTGTCTTCGATCGCCGAGCGCATGGGGGTCGCGCCCAACAACGCTTCCAAAGTGCGCAAACGCTTGGTCGAGCGCGGCATCATCGGTCCGCGCGGGCGAGGCAGAGTGGCTTTTGAGGTGCCGATGCTGAAAGAGTACTTGCTCGAGCGGGCTGGCGAGCTCTGATGAAGGCGTAGGCAAAATGGCGGCAACACAGGAGGACCAGAAGGGATGGTCTTCTGGTCGGATTCGGTTTGCACCTGCGGTCCGGCTTAAGGACGCATTTGAAACGACGTCGGCGTACACTGTCGAGTCATGGCTAGCACTTTCAAGAAATGGGGTTACGCATGGGCGAAGTCGATGCGCTGAGCGAAATCATCAGGGAGCTTTACGCGATTGTCAAACGGCTTGAGGAAGAGTACCAAGACCAGGAAAGACATTTCACGCTTGACGGTCATTTGGTTGGCAGCATCGGCGAAGTGTATGCGGCAAAGCGCTATGGGCTAAAGCTGTTCCCCTCGTCACATGAGAGGCACGATGGCGAAACCCTGGATGGAACAAGGCGACTGGTGCAGGTCAAGGCGACGCAACGAAATTCGGTCGGAATCAGCTCGGAGCCGGAACACCTCATCGTGCTGCGTATAAACGAGAACGGTGAATTCGAAGAGGTGTTCAACGGGCCAGGCAACATCGTCTGGGCGCTGTTCGAAGGGAAGCCCCTCCCCAAGAATGGTCAGTATCAGGTCTCGGTCGGCAAGCTGGCTAAACTCAACGAGGCCGTAGCCGATGGCGATCGGATTTAGTCGGCATTTGGGTGGCAGCAGCTGCGCACAGCCATGCTCCAAAGATTCTTGATTCTGATCCGTCTTGGCATGGTCAGGGTTTTTAGCGTGGCAATTCTTCGTGTTCGGCTGCATCAGCCCAATGCGGAACGTTGTATCAGCGGAGCATGAAACGGTGTATCAAATAAATCGAAATCGTCAGCCGCACCCCGAGAAGCAGTAGAACAGGTCCGTCAGGTGCGACGGGTCGAAGCCATGCAGGTCGAGCGTCGCGAACGCGCAGGAGCTGAACGTGTAGCACATGGAGTGCACGTTGCCCATGCCGGTGAAGCGGCGAGGCTCGTGCAGCTGCGGAACAAGTAGATCAGCCCCTGCTGCGTTTCCTGCTGCTCCTAGCCCTGTTGTTGCGACGCGTCCTGCGCACCCTGCGTGGCCGCCTGCCCACCATTGGCCTCACCGTCAGCAAAATGGTTTGACGCGAGATGGACGTGGAAGCATGGCTTGGAAAAGTTGGGACGATAGAGTGGGAGTAAACTCGTAGTTCTACACAATACTACGCCTTGCTACTTTATGGACATGTTTCCGCAGGTAGTAGGCAAATTCCATGCAACGACGCGCGACGGCTCGCAACGACTCGTTCCGACCGAAGCGCGTCTTTTCCTTATTTTTCCTTACGGCTTCTTACGCGTTGTAGCGCGTTGTCGCTTTCCGTTCGGCCTTGCTTAAACCCTTTCTTGCGCACCGATTGCGCTGCTGCCCAATGGCTAAAGCCGTCTTTGCTAGAATACGACGCAAGGACTTAGCTGATAAGTTTGAAGGAGATTGCAATGATCATCTTCGGTTTTGGGTATGACAAAGACGGTTTCAACAAACATGGTTTTGACCGCGAGGGATATGGCCGTTCGGGCTTTAATGCCGATGGCTGGGATCGCGATGGCTACGACCGTGTTGGCTATGATCGTAAAGGCTACGATAGGGATGGCTACGACAAAAAAGGCTATGACAAGCATGGCTTCAATCGTGATGGTTACGACAAAAACGGTTATGGCAGAGATGGTTATAACAAAAGAGGTTATGACAAGAAGGGCTTTGGAAAGGATGGCTATAACGCTGCAGGTTACGATGAGCGCGGTTTCAATCGCCAAGGTTTTGACAGTGAAGGGTACGACAAAAAAGGTTTCAATAAGAAGGGTTTTGACAGGGACGGCTACGACAAAAATGGCTTAGACAGCCAAGGTTATGACCGCGATGGATACAACACCGATGGCTGGGATCGCGATGGCTATGATCGAGATGGCTACGATCGAGATGGCTATGATAGGAACGGCTTTGACCGCAATGGCTTTGACAAAGAAGGCTATGACGAAGCCGGCTTCGACGCGGAAGGCTACAGGAAATCAGGACTTGATCGCTTTGGCTACGATCGCGAGGGCTTCGACTATTACGGCTTTAACAAAGACGGCTTCGATAGAAACGGTTTTGATAGAAGCGGCTATGACAGCGAAGGTTTCGACAAAGCCGGGTTCAATAAAGATGGCTTTGACCGAGACGGATTTGACAAAGATGGCCTAGACAAAGAAGGCTATGACAAAGATGGTTTTGACAAGTGCGGTTTCGATAAAAACGGATTCAATAAAGATGGTTTTAATGCTAGGGGTTTTGGAGCTGATGGGCTGCATCGTAATGGTACGCAATATGACGAAAACGGCTTTAACTCCGCAGGACTCAATGAGTTAGGGCTAGATGAAGACGGTTTTAATTGCGATGGCCTGAAACCGTTGGAAATCGAAGATAAAGGACAGCTCATACACGAAACCGTCGATGAAGAGATTAATCCTAGATCGCGTGCCGAAAGTTGGTGTCACGGGCCGCTTTGAGATAGGAGCGGCCATTGCCTAGAATCGGTTTTTGCAGAAACGAACGATTCGAGAGAAAGGCAACGGCCACCATGGACACTCTACAGGAAAAGGAAGCTTTGAAAAACCTCCCGTTCAGGGAGGACGGAACGATAGACCTCGTCGAGCTCGCGAGGGTCCAGCTGGAGGCGACGGTCAACCAGATCATGGACTGGCAGGCCGACGAGCTGTGCGGAGAGGGCAACCGCCGCAACGGCTATCGCGAGCGCAAGCTCGTCACCGTGCTCGGCGAGATCACGCTGCGCATACCGAAGCTGCGCGAGGGGACGTACTTCCCAAGCGAGCTGATAAGGCCCTACTCGCGCGTGGACCGCGCCATGATCGCGGTCGTGAAGGAGGTCTACGTGCGGGGGCTGTCGACCCGCAAGATCGAGAAGGCCGCAGACGCGCTGGAGTTCGCGTCCCTGAGCCCCTCGCGCGTCTCGCGCATGACCTCCGACCTCGACGAGGAGGTCGCCGCGCTCAACGCGGAGCGCTTCGACGGCGTCGAGTTCCCCTACCTGTGGCTGGACGCCACCTACCTCAGCTGCCGCGACGAGGGCCATGTGCAGTCCAAGGGCGTCGTCACGGCCATAGGCTGCGGCGACGACGGCTCGCGCCGCTTCGTCGGCTTCGGCGTGGTCGACACGGAGTCGGCCGTGTCGTGGAAGGCGTTCCTGCGCGGCCTGCGCAAGCGGGGCGTGACCGGCGTCAGGTGCGTCGTCTCGGACGACCACGAGGGGCTCGTGCAGGCGATCGCGGAGGTCTTCCAGGGCGCCGCGTGGCAGCGCTGCATCGTGCACCTCGAGCGCAACGTGGCCGGCTGGTTCTC
This genomic window contains:
- a CDS encoding AAA family ATPase, whose amino-acid sequence is MIGRRDEQKLFLEWIGSDAAELICVYGRRRVGKTFFVNEVLSDYYAFDASGLSEGNERAQLRGFHEALLDYGDTSVEAPKDWWEAFRRLKTLLDKDTCPRSPEGKRVVFLDELPWFDTPRSDFLLAFSDFWNRWAQRRPDVKVIICGSATSWVLREILRTEGSLNRRVTHSLYLAPFTLKETEEFLRVEKRLDWSRRDVIECYMVFGGLPYCLRMIQARLSLAQNITSLCLSPQAPLKDEGRRLLDSTLSDKPLYYDVLSALGKKKIGMTRKQLVDALGVKDGGTFTTALSGLEECGYIRRYKSPYRKGRKTMYQLIDPFLLFSFKFIGEDRAASDWVSYYDTPSYHAWRGNAFEIVCLSHLPQINHALSLSTMKTVEFPWSSNADPGAQVDLVIERADRITYLCEMKFTDAPFVISSAYAEDFVRKREVFKAESGTSNSVQLVLVAAAGLKQNSHSDLLSQTITGDDLFVF
- a CDS encoding helix-turn-helix domain-containing protein, which codes for MIHAYDDNMRPKAQATLGYAMDFAVNEAGYLPQDFMALFIESGLARRFESGESAVIMGMSGNELALRVFEETVGLQRPLAMRPRERGSKAYWIGWALAYFQWETGLTFRAILTAVPMEVIEDLYGAYHEMNVEQFVDRMVQLYRQAMPDTNLKRLRKLSGLTQEQLAQLSGISVRTIQQYEQRRKDVNKASLETAVAIATVLHCSPSDLLERIAS
- a CDS encoding DUF3990 domain-containing protein: MAKLVLFHGSDHVVDKPVFGGGRARNDYGRGFYAIRSAYFNLERNRREPDDLYILHILDQKVGPDDPRLR
- a CDS encoding AAA family ATPase, whose amino-acid sequence is MGANPFTPTFGSVPPELAGRAQLIKDILEGLENGPGDPNRASIFVGPRGSGKTALLAAIAEQAEEMGWISVNVTAREGMLDEIMVQTREKGSHLIRPEASSHVTGVQIRGVGFSRELVDRRSTWRSEMTAILQELNDAGAGLLITVDEAASSSEELYTLVDVFQHFVREHRNVALLLAGLPHNVSLLLDDDGISFLRRAFRHSMEAIDDNDVADAIKETVENAGRSIDPKALALAARGAGGFAFLIQLIGYHMWRQHPNEERVTLEDVENALALAKHDMERMVLEPTVRSLTPREMDYLLAMTQDGSVSQVSSIAERMGVAPNNASKVRKRLVERGIIGPRGRGRVAFEVPMLKEYLLERAGEL
- a CDS encoding DUF6998 domain-containing protein, whose protein sequence is MGEVDALSEIIRELYAIVKRLEEEYQDQERHFTLDGHLVGSIGEVYAAKRYGLKLFPSSHERHDGETLDGTRRLVQVKATQRNSVGISSEPEHLIVLRINENGEFEEVFNGPGNIVWALFEGKPLPKNGQYQVSVGKLAKLNEAVADGDRI
- a CDS encoding IS256 family transposase gives rise to the protein MDTLQEKEALKNLPFREDGTIDLVELARVQLEATVNQIMDWQADELCGEGNRRNGYRERKLVTVLGEITLRIPKLREGTYFPSELIRPYSRVDRAMIAVVKEVYVRGLSTRKIEKAADALEFASLSPSRVSRMTSDLDEEVAALNAERFDGVEFPYLWLDATYLSCRDEGHVQSKGVVTAIGCGDDGSRRFVGFGVVDTESAVSWKAFLRGLRKRGVTGVRCVVSDDHEGLVQAIAEVFQGAAWQRCIVHLERNVAGWFSKREDKAVATAAMKAVFAERDPQLVRAAYRQATERIAALKPHAGELLEDAEPDALAYLDFPYEHHVRLRTNNVQERANEEIKRRTKVVGVFPSVESMMRLVGSVLIDVNEEWLEMNFIDAASLKDVRRSEPDRSPIPEDVVELARVRVMTAIEEKLGRAA